The Apium graveolens cultivar Ventura chromosome 10, ASM990537v1, whole genome shotgun sequence nucleotide sequence TAATTGAGATTTTTATAAGAATATCGTTCGATCAAAACTAAATATAAATAGAGACGTACTCGAGTTTTCGTAAATGAAAAATTGATTATGACAATGATTGTTAATCGCAGGGTGAAGGAATTTGTCAATGAATTTATAACGGATACATATGTGAATtgtttataaaataatatacgGGGTTTGTTAGACATTTTATTCATGTTAAAATTACTATATTGCtccatattattattatataataatgACATTTTATTAAATGCATATGTATTAATTGTATTTAATTTTTTATAGGAATTGAATTGAATTTAATATACATGTATTAATCTTTATTATATATAAGCATTACAATTTTATCATTTATATTGAGACTTTAGTACTTTacattaattatatttatcaTATTTAATTTTAACATAAATCGATAACAAAATGTATAAAATTTATCATTTTGAGGGAATATATTCATGATACCAATTATATTCAAGGAAAAAATATTATTAGAGTCAGTGGACTTGAGTACGAAAAATGTAAACTATTTTTAATGGCAACGGTACCGTAGAATATTATAAGTATTATTCGAGTAAAACCAAACATAAACATTGTCAAATTAGAGTTTTCGTAAATGTCAAATTTACTATGACAATGATTGTTAATCGCATGTGAAATAATCTGTTAATGAATTTAAAATGACATTTACAAAATATACACATGCAAATCAATATGAAGAGTCGTTTATAAAATAAACATAATTTGCGTATTCAAAAAAGTAAATTATAAAACAGAAAATACGCATGCATGTaacaatatatatacatataatttgTTTGTCATCTTTCATATTAAATTATCAGATTTAGACTATAAACAAAAATAAACTCATGACAATATAATAAATATCGAAATTTCatatttaaaagaataattaaataaaaggGATCATTAATATTACAAAACATTAACATTTTAAGATACCAATCATATAACTAATTTAACAATCACTGATTTACTATAAACATGtagatatatattatattttagaAAAATTAATAGTTATTATAGAATTTTCCCGTGCCTTACACGGGGTAAAGAGCTAGTTCAAATTGAATATCTTAAAATTTTGAAAGATTTTCTTAAATCTAAATTGAATATACtcaaattttaataaatttttacaatccaaattgaataccttCGAATCTTATATAAATTTtcaaaatctaaattgaatagCGTAAAATTTAAAAATCCTTAAAAACATCTCGAATACGACCCTTTTAGTATATCAACAAGCGAAACATATTTTATGAAAAGATTTGAAATGGAATTGGATTTGAGAGCATGTCCAACAATGGTTGTAAAGGGGTTGCCAAATATTATTACGTGGATGACAATTTTGATTACGGGGAGATATATGGTTGCCAAAAGTTGTCCACCAAGATTACCAAAATTGACAATTTCCCAAAATGATTAAAATTACATATCAAGGGTAAAAATTGGATatcaataatatattttttaatatatatggtatttataatttaatttaggAATCACATATATAACTTTTGTAGGTTGTTAAATTATTAGAATATAATGTTGTCAAATTGATATAAATtgagtaaaaataaaatatacatattaATATACACGATGATTCGATAAGGTTGGCAACTATTTCGGCACCCCGTTTGGATACTCTCACAAACCAGATCCGTTGCCGTACGTGTGGGTTATTTTATCTACTGTTGCCCGCAAATTATTGAAACAGAAAAAAAATATCTCGAAATCCCCCAATTCAAATTCAAACGCTCCACTTTCAATCTTTAAAACCCCCCTTTTTTGCACCGATATTACCAAAATTAAACTCATTTTAAAGATGAAGGCATCAATTAAGTTCCGGGATGAGCAAAAGCCCCTAATTAGAGCTAAAGTGCCTTTAAGCATTCTAGGGTTTCCTTTTCAATCCGGTATTGTCGCCGGCGATACCAAAGAgctctctctcaatctctccaCTTTCTTCGACTCTGGTCCTTCTCTTAAGCTCGCGTATCGGCCTAATGACTCGTTCAATCCTTTTGGTATCGTTTTTAAATCCGGTATCGGTCATTTTGGATCTCCGATTTCGAGTTCGATTACGATGAGCGCCGAGTTTAGTTTTGTTAGTAAGCAAAACCCTAGGTTTTTGGTTCATTTCAAGCCGCGGATCGGCGATTTCACTTTGAAGAAATCGCAGTCGTCTGATTTTGTGGCGAAGTTGAAAGTCAACGGCGATGATGAGAAGGTTGTTGACTCGAATTCGAATTCGAATTCGCCGTCGCCGGCGGTGTTGAGAAACGGTTATTTTAACGATGAGAAGTTGAGTGTGTTGCCGGCGGCGTTTGATGCTGGTGTGGTGAAAGGATGTTTGACCGGAACGGAGGTGACGGCGAGGACGAGTGTGCCGGTGAGAAGCTACGCGGCGGTGAATTTCCGGTGGGGAGTGAGGTTGCCGCCAGTGGATGATGTGGATGCGAAGACGTTGTTGATGAAGAATGAACGGACGGCTGAGATTTCACTAAGGAGGTTTCCTGTTTTGGTGATGAATAAGATCGGGATCGAACACGTGGCGGTTGCGAAGGATAAGAAAGAGTGTGATCAAGTGGTGGAAGGAAGTGGTGACGTGGTAGCGGCGTGTTTGGATGTGAGGCGTCAGATGGAGGCAATTCAGGTGGAGAATGCGAAGATTAGAAGAGCTGTGGAAGATTTGAGCTCggagattgttaaggaaaggaaAGAGATCAAATTCTCCGGTAGAGGTGATCGGAAGTCGCCGgaatttgttgattttgagaTTAATAGTAAGGCTTAATATG carries:
- the LOC141689908 gene encoding uncharacterized protein LOC141689908, coding for MKASIKFRDEQKPLIRAKVPLSILGFPFQSGIVAGDTKELSLNLSTFFDSGPSLKLAYRPNDSFNPFGIVFKSGIGHFGSPISSSITMSAEFSFVSKQNPRFLVHFKPRIGDFTLKKSQSSDFVAKLKVNGDDEKVVDSNSNSNSPSPAVLRNGYFNDEKLSVLPAAFDAGVVKGCLTGTEVTARTSVPVRSYAAVNFRWGVRLPPVDDVDAKTLLMKNERTAEISLRRFPVLVMNKIGIEHVAVAKDKKECDQVVEGSGDVVAACLDVRRQMEAIQVENAKIRRAVEDLSSEIVKERKEIKFSGRGDRKSPEFVDFEINRSYHSNQAGF